In one window of Phoenix dactylifera mitochondrion, complete genome DNA:
- the orf118 gene encoding orf118 codes for MTPCPTSSRVSPLSFFYVFQSPLMIVYCESVRHICLHSGPSKKQRNEEVTSKPVVAMSPPRKPSVTEPTSSARKDTTPASLPSSTPATTKITAQPPLEGTPAPQLSKMEQIRLRPGR; via the coding sequence ATGACACCCTGCCCGACATCGTCACGAGTAAGCCCCCTTTCTTTTTTTTATGTTTTTCAATCGCCTTTGATGATTGTTTATTGTGAATCCGTTCGACATATATGCCTTCACTCGGGGCCATCCAAAAAGCAGAGAAATGAAGAAGTGACGTCCAAGCCCGTGGTCGCAATGTCGCCTCCACGCAAGCCCTCGGTCACCGAGCCGACCTCGTCCGCTCGGAAGGACACAACCCCGGCCAGCCTTCCGAGTTCTACCCCCGCTACCACAAAGATCACTGCCCAGCCACCGCTCGAGGGTACCCCCGCTCCCCAACTGAGCAAAATGGAGCAAATTCGGTTGAGGCCCGGGAGATGA